The Anolis carolinensis isolate JA03-04 chromosome 1, rAnoCar3.1.pri, whole genome shotgun sequence genome window below encodes:
- the clcf1 gene encoding cardiotrophin-like cytokine factor 1 isoform X1 has translation MAHWYLSWRFGDSWGILAFLCATLWNLPVVLALNSTDQGTTRHSIQQMYDLTRYLEHQLHTLAASYLNYLGPPFNEPDFDPPRTIGAKAVPSATVDIQEWHSLNDNARLAANYQAYSHLLCHLRTMDGADAAAVPTLHHSLAHFRASLQGLLGSIGGIMAALGYSLPTPEPPPITPKPVPPNFLRKMDDFWLLKELQTWLWRSAKDFNRLRKRVPPSAVMLRLESRRF, from the exons GAGATTCGTGGGGGATCCTTGCCTTCCTGTGTGCCACGCTCTGGAACCTGCCTGTGGTGCTCGCACTGAACAGCACGGACCAAGGGACCACCAGACACTCCATCCAGCAGATGTACGACCTCACTCGCTATCTGGAACACCAGCTGCACACGCTTGCGGCCTCTTAT CTCAACTACTTAGGGCCGCCTTTCAATGAACCAGACTTTGACCCTCCCCGGACAATTGGGGCAAAAGCCGTGCCAAGTGCTACTGTGGACATTCAGGAGTGGCACAGCCTAAACGATAATGCACGGCTAGCGGCCAATTACCAGGCATACAGCCACCTGCTGTGCCACCTTAGGACCATGGATGGAGCAGATGCGGCTGCCGTGCCAACTTTGCATCACAGCCTGGCCCACTTTCGTGCCAGCCTGCAAGGGTTGCTGGGCTCTATTGGTGGCATCATGGCAGCCCTGGGCTACTCACTTCCCACTCCAGAGCCTCCGCCTATTACGCCTAAGCCTGTTCCTCCTAACTTCCTGCGCAAAATGGATGACTTCTGGCTACTTAAAGAGCTGCAGACCTGGCTGTGGCGCTCGGCCAAGGACTTCAACAGGCTGCGCAAGAGGGTGCCACCTTCTGCTGTTATGCTGCGTCTTGAAAGCAGGCGCTTCTGA
- the clcf1 gene encoding cardiotrophin-like cytokine factor 1 isoform X3, with translation MEFRAGDSWGILAFLCATLWNLPVVLALNSTDQGTTRHSIQQMYDLTRYLEHQLHTLAASYLNYLGPPFNEPDFDPPRTIGAKAVPSATVDIQEWHSLNDNARLAANYQAYSHLLCHLRTMDGADAAAVPTLHHSLAHFRASLQGLLGSIGGIMAALGYSLPTPEPPPITPKPVPPNFLRKMDDFWLLKELQTWLWRSAKDFNRLRKRVPPSAVMLRLESRRF, from the exons GAGATTCGTGGGGGATCCTTGCCTTCCTGTGTGCCACGCTCTGGAACCTGCCTGTGGTGCTCGCACTGAACAGCACGGACCAAGGGACCACCAGACACTCCATCCAGCAGATGTACGACCTCACTCGCTATCTGGAACACCAGCTGCACACGCTTGCGGCCTCTTAT CTCAACTACTTAGGGCCGCCTTTCAATGAACCAGACTTTGACCCTCCCCGGACAATTGGGGCAAAAGCCGTGCCAAGTGCTACTGTGGACATTCAGGAGTGGCACAGCCTAAACGATAATGCACGGCTAGCGGCCAATTACCAGGCATACAGCCACCTGCTGTGCCACCTTAGGACCATGGATGGAGCAGATGCGGCTGCCGTGCCAACTTTGCATCACAGCCTGGCCCACTTTCGTGCCAGCCTGCAAGGGTTGCTGGGCTCTATTGGTGGCATCATGGCAGCCCTGGGCTACTCACTTCCCACTCCAGAGCCTCCGCCTATTACGCCTAAGCCTGTTCCTCCTAACTTCCTGCGCAAAATGGATGACTTCTGGCTACTTAAAGAGCTGCAGACCTGGCTGTGGCGCTCGGCCAAGGACTTCAACAGGCTGCGCAAGAGGGTGCCACCTTCTGCTGTTATGCTGCGTCTTGAAAGCAGGCGCTTCTGA
- the clcf1 gene encoding cardiotrophin-like cytokine factor 1 isoform X2: protein MLCVAGGSPGDSWGILAFLCATLWNLPVVLALNSTDQGTTRHSIQQMYDLTRYLEHQLHTLAASYLNYLGPPFNEPDFDPPRTIGAKAVPSATVDIQEWHSLNDNARLAANYQAYSHLLCHLRTMDGADAAAVPTLHHSLAHFRASLQGLLGSIGGIMAALGYSLPTPEPPPITPKPVPPNFLRKMDDFWLLKELQTWLWRSAKDFNRLRKRVPPSAVMLRLESRRF, encoded by the exons GAGATTCGTGGGGGATCCTTGCCTTCCTGTGTGCCACGCTCTGGAACCTGCCTGTGGTGCTCGCACTGAACAGCACGGACCAAGGGACCACCAGACACTCCATCCAGCAGATGTACGACCTCACTCGCTATCTGGAACACCAGCTGCACACGCTTGCGGCCTCTTAT CTCAACTACTTAGGGCCGCCTTTCAATGAACCAGACTTTGACCCTCCCCGGACAATTGGGGCAAAAGCCGTGCCAAGTGCTACTGTGGACATTCAGGAGTGGCACAGCCTAAACGATAATGCACGGCTAGCGGCCAATTACCAGGCATACAGCCACCTGCTGTGCCACCTTAGGACCATGGATGGAGCAGATGCGGCTGCCGTGCCAACTTTGCATCACAGCCTGGCCCACTTTCGTGCCAGCCTGCAAGGGTTGCTGGGCTCTATTGGTGGCATCATGGCAGCCCTGGGCTACTCACTTCCCACTCCAGAGCCTCCGCCTATTACGCCTAAGCCTGTTCCTCCTAACTTCCTGCGCAAAATGGATGACTTCTGGCTACTTAAAGAGCTGCAGACCTGGCTGTGGCGCTCGGCCAAGGACTTCAACAGGCTGCGCAAGAGGGTGCCACCTTCTGCTGTTATGCTGCGTCTTGAAAGCAGGCGCTTCTGA